One region of Candidatus Omnitrophota bacterium genomic DNA includes:
- a CDS encoding nucleotide sugar dehydrogenase: protein MLAKLKAKILKKEAKIGIIGLGYVGLPLALTFVKKGFEVYGMDVDEARVLKLGKGVSHILDVPSSDIRDAITKRKFAVTNDFSHIKKLDALIICVPTPLYKTKEPDVSYIVSAVKNIKKYMKRGQIIVLESTTYPGTTEEVMLPVLEEGGMKEGRDFYLAFSPERVDPGNPKYDTKNTPKIIGGISKKSTEIAKLLYEQAIDIVVPVSSAKVAEMVKLLENTFRIVNIGLVNEIMLMCDKLGINAWEVIDAAKTKPYGFMPFYPGPGVGGHCIPIDPIYLSWKARMHGFEARFIDLASQVNSEMPRYVVYKAAEGLNLHKKPLMCSKVLVVGAAYKKDVKDLRESPALEIIEMLIQKGALVSYYDPYLPYLKIGDINLKCRKFAKNSFSDVDCVIIVTDHSNVDYQFIVDNSKLVVDTRNILKDIKNRSNIVRL from the coding sequence ATGCTGGCAAAACTTAAGGCTAAGATACTGAAGAAAGAAGCGAAGATCGGGATCATCGGGCTGGGTTATGTGGGACTGCCGCTCGCCCTGACATTCGTCAAAAAGGGTTTTGAAGTGTATGGCATGGATGTAGATGAAGCCAGGGTTTTAAAACTCGGCAAAGGGGTTTCGCATATACTTGATGTGCCGTCTTCGGATATAAGAGATGCCATAACAAAAAGAAAGTTCGCGGTTACGAACGATTTTAGCCATATTAAAAAGTTGGATGCGCTGATAATCTGCGTACCCACGCCTCTGTATAAAACAAAAGAGCCCGACGTTTCCTACATAGTTTCCGCGGTCAAGAACATAAAAAAATACATGAAACGTGGCCAGATTATTGTGCTTGAATCGACAACATACCCCGGCACGACCGAAGAGGTTATGTTACCGGTGCTGGAAGAGGGCGGTATGAAAGAAGGCAGGGATTTTTATCTCGCGTTCTCGCCGGAGAGAGTCGATCCCGGCAATCCTAAATACGACACTAAGAATACGCCAAAAATCATCGGTGGTATATCGAAAAAATCTACCGAAATAGCAAAACTTCTTTACGAACAGGCCATTGATATAGTCGTCCCGGTCTCTTCGGCAAAAGTTGCCGAGATGGTGAAGCTCCTGGAGAATACTTTCCGGATAGTGAATATAGGCCTTGTTAACGAGATAATGCTCATGTGCGACAAGCTTGGCATTAATGCCTGGGAGGTTATAGACGCGGCGAAGACGAAACCGTACGGATTTATGCCTTTTTATCCGGGCCCCGGAGTCGGAGGGCACTGCATCCCGATAGATCCGATATATTTATCATGGAAGGCGAGAATGCACGGTTTCGAGGCGCGATTTATCGATCTGGCCTCGCAGGTCAATTCGGAGATGCCGCGTTATGTGGTGTATAAAGCGGCGGAAGGATTGAATCTTCATAAGAAACCTTTAATGTGTTCAAAAGTGCTGGTGGTGGGCGCGGCCTACAAGAAAGACGTAAAAGATCTGCGCGAATCTCCCGCCTTGGAAATAATAGAAATGCTTATTCAGAAGGGCGCGCTCGTATCGTATTATGATCCGTACCTGCCGTATCTTAAGATCGGCGATATAAATCTTAAATGCCGGAAGTTCGCGAAGAACTCGTTTTCCGACGTAGATTGTGTAATCATAGTGACAGACCACTCGAACGTGGATTATCAATTTATCGTCGATAATTCCAAGCTGGTAGTCGACACCAGAAATATCCTGAAGGATATCAAGAACAGGTCCAACATAGTGAGGTTATAG
- a CDS encoding SDR family oxidoreductase, whose amino-acid sequence MAKYLVTGGAGFIGSNIVEELVRRKQKVRVFDSFITGKRENLAPFSGVIEIVKGDIRDAAALKRALKGIDYVIHQAALRSVPKSVDDPFTTNDINVFGTLNLLMECKKAGIKRVVYASSSSVYGDAKTFPQRESDYASPISPYGVSKLAAENYCVTFAKTFGLETVSLRYFNVFGPRQNPESKYSAVIPMFIFKMLKGERPIVEWNGNQSRDFTYVANVVAANLNACVVPGISGEVFNVACGTTTSVNDIVSALNGILKTDIRSEYAPKRRGDVKKTRADITKMKRLLKIKKITGFDEGLKLTVEWFKK is encoded by the coding sequence GTGGCAAAATATCTTGTTACGGGCGGCGCAGGTTTTATAGGCTCGAATATCGTCGAAGAACTTGTAAGACGAAAACAAAAGGTCAGGGTTTTCGACAGTTTTATTACGGGCAAACGGGAGAATCTCGCGCCGTTTTCGGGCGTGATTGAAATTGTAAAAGGCGATATCCGTGATGCCGCCGCGCTTAAACGCGCCTTGAAAGGGATCGATTATGTTATCCATCAGGCGGCCTTGCGTTCCGTCCCAAAATCGGTCGATGACCCGTTTACGACAAACGATATAAACGTATTTGGTACGCTGAATCTTTTGATGGAGTGTAAGAAGGCCGGTATCAAGAGAGTGGTTTACGCTTCATCAAGCTCGGTCTACGGTGATGCCAAAACCTTTCCACAAAGAGAGTCCGACTACGCCTCGCCGATCTCGCCTTACGGTGTTTCGAAGCTTGCCGCGGAAAATTACTGCGTTACCTTCGCCAAGACGTTCGGGCTGGAGACGGTGAGTTTAAGATATTTCAACGTTTTCGGGCCGAGACAGAATCCGGAATCGAAATACTCGGCTGTCATACCGATGTTCATATTCAAGATGCTCAAAGGCGAGCGGCCTATCGTAGAATGGAATGGGAACCAGTCGCGCGATTTTACCTATGTGGCGAATGTCGTCGCCGCGAATTTAAACGCGTGCGTCGTGCCGGGCATCTCCGGGGAGGTATTCAACGTGGCCTGCGGGACTACGACGTCGGTGAACGACATCGTCTCTGCGCTGAACGGTATATTGAAGACTGACATAAGAAGCGAATACGCGCCGAAAAGACGGGGGGACGTCAAAAAGACGCGCGCGGATATAACTAAGATGAAGCGGCTTTTAAAGATTAAAAAAATAACCGGTTTCGACGAAGGCCTGAAACTCACGGTAGAATGGTTTAAGAAATGA
- a CDS encoding SDR family oxidoreductase — translation MTKKRILITGGAGFLGSHLCELFLAKGYRVICMDNLITGKMSNIKPLAKNREFQFIKHNVSEYIDVKGRLDYILHFASPASPIDYLKYPIPTLKVGSLGTHNVLGLAKAKKSIFLLASTSEVYGDPLVNPQPESYWGNVNPVGPRGVYDEAKRFSEAITMAYHRYHGLDTKIVRIFNTYGERMREEDGRAIPNFISQALKDRPITVYGNGYQTRSFCYVSDLVDGIYRLLMSREHEPVNIGNPNEITLLKLAKIIIALTGSKSRIVYKPLPVDDPKVRRPVIEKAKRILGWKPRVGLEEGLSRTIDYFTL, via the coding sequence ATGACGAAGAAAAGGATACTCATAACCGGCGGCGCAGGGTTTTTAGGTTCGCATCTTTGTGAATTATTCCTGGCGAAGGGCTACCGCGTGATATGCATGGACAATCTTATCACCGGTAAGATGAGCAATATAAAGCCTCTCGCAAAAAACAGAGAGTTCCAATTTATAAAACATAATGTTTCGGAATATATAGATGTGAAAGGCCGCCTCGATTATATACTGCATTTCGCATCCCCCGCAAGCCCGATAGATTATCTCAAATACCCGATACCGACGCTTAAAGTCGGCTCTCTCGGGACGCATAATGTTTTAGGTCTGGCCAAGGCAAAGAAGAGCATATTCCTTCTTGCCTCGACGAGCGAAGTGTACGGCGATCCCCTCGTAAATCCTCAGCCGGAGAGCTATTGGGGCAACGTCAACCCTGTCGGCCCGCGCGGTGTTTACGACGAGGCGAAAAGATTTTCGGAAGCGATAACGATGGCCTACCATCGATATCACGGTCTCGATACGAAGATCGTTCGCATATTCAATACTTACGGCGAACGGATGAGGGAAGAGGATGGCAGGGCAATCCCTAATTTCATAAGTCAGGCCCTTAAAGACAGGCCGATAACCGTTTATGGTAATGGTTATCAGACGAGGAGTTTCTGTTATGTGTCGGATCTTGTGGACGGCATTTACAGGCTTCTAATGTCTCGTGAACATGAGCCGGTCAATATCGGAAACCCCAATGAAATCACCCTATTAAAACTCGCTAAGATAATAATAGCACTTACCGGGTCGAAAAGCAGGATCGTTTATAAACCCCTTCCCGTCGACGATCCGAAAGTAAGGCGTCCTGTTATTGAAAAAGCCAAAAGAATACTTGGTTGGAAGCCCAGGGTTGGTCTCGAGGAAGGCCTGTCGCGCACCATAGATTATTTTACGCTGTAG
- a CDS encoding DegT/DnrJ/EryC1/StrS family aminotransferase: MKVPILNLKRQYEPIKAEIGAAIDKVVREQDFILGKEVSMLEEEIAKYCGTGFAVGLASGTDALILALKALGIKAGDEVITSPFTFFATAEAVSIVGAKPVFVDIEPKTYNIDPYLIEKSITKATKAIIPVHIYGQCADMDPVMNIAKKHALKVIEDTAQAIGAKYKGRSAGSMGDIGALSFFPSKNLGGFGDGGMIITNDRNLADSVKMLRVHGSSVRYEHSAIGMNSRLDNIQAAVLRIKLKYLDKWLELRRNKADYYTTNLKGLPLEMPEVPSHNVHTYHLFTLRARQDAEPIVRFLTDSGIESRAYYPIPLHLQKCYGYLGYKQGDFKEAEKASKQVFSIPLYPEMSDDEMKYVVSKLKEYFKA; encoded by the coding sequence GTGAAAGTACCGATATTGAACTTGAAGCGGCAATACGAACCGATCAAAGCGGAAATAGGCGCGGCTATAGATAAAGTTGTCCGCGAACAGGATTTTATATTAGGCAAAGAGGTGTCGATGTTGGAAGAAGAGATCGCCAAATATTGCGGTACAGGGTTTGCCGTAGGTTTGGCATCCGGCACCGATGCTCTTATACTGGCTCTTAAGGCATTGGGCATAAAAGCAGGCGATGAAGTAATAACGTCGCCGTTTACTTTTTTTGCTACCGCCGAAGCAGTATCGATCGTAGGAGCAAAGCCTGTTTTTGTCGACATAGAACCAAAAACATATAATATCGACCCATATCTTATCGAAAAGAGTATTACCAAAGCGACAAAAGCCATAATACCCGTTCATATATACGGCCAGTGCGCTGATATGGATCCTGTAATGAATATAGCGAAGAAGCATGCTCTTAAGGTGATCGAAGATACCGCGCAGGCAATAGGTGCGAAATATAAGGGGCGTTCCGCCGGGTCTATGGGTGATATCGGCGCTTTAAGTTTTTTCCCGAGCAAAAATCTGGGTGGCTTCGGAGACGGCGGTATGATAATTACAAATGATCGGAATTTAGCTGACAGCGTAAAAATGCTCAGAGTTCACGGAAGCTCGGTAAGATATGAGCACTCTGCCATAGGGATGAATTCCCGCCTGGATAATATACAGGCGGCGGTTCTCAGAATAAAGCTGAAGTATCTCGATAAATGGCTGGAACTCCGTCGGAATAAAGCGGATTATTACACGACAAACCTGAAGGGCCTTCCTCTTGAGATGCCGGAAGTTCCATCACACAATGTCCATACATATCATCTTTTTACACTCAGAGCGCGGCAGGACGCAGAGCCGATAGTGCGGTTTTTGACGGATTCCGGGATTGAGTCCAGGGCATATTATCCGATACCACTGCATCTTCAGAAATGTTATGGATACCTGGGGTACAAACAGGGCGATTTTAAAGAAGCCGAGAAGGCGTCGAAGCAGGTATTTTCGATACCTCTATATCCGGAGATGAGTGACGATGAAATGAAATATGTGGTAAGCAAATTAAAGGAGTATTTTAAAGCCTGA